The proteins below come from a single Juglans regia cultivar Chandler chromosome 12, Walnut 2.0, whole genome shotgun sequence genomic window:
- the LOC108994773 gene encoding pentatricopeptide repeat-containing protein At3g09650, chloroplastic, which yields MNAATSLQRLSPSSSSSTSSPSSTSNSFPLTQALSLHWASLPFAISSTITITIPKSSNRYGLPATTNHTSPTDLSLTTTEPPSNSLDQRLLSLLRQRKTEEAWIAYTQSTNLPSPTCLSRLVSQLSYLNSHLGLTRAQSIITRLRHERQLHRLDANSLGLLAVAATKAGHTLYATSIVKSMLRSGYLPHVKAWSAVVSRLAASGDDGPTEALRLFNAVAKRIRRFADPTIVANSRPDTAAYNAVLNACANLGNTKKFLQLFDEMPEFGVEPDVLTYNIIIKLCARADRKSLLVFVLERIIQKEIPLCMTTLHSLVAAYVGFGDLETAEKMVQAMREGRRDLCRVLRESTQEEEDGDGDVFVKLLPNFIESSNNEPPLLPQAYAPNSRIYTTLMKGYMKAGRVTDTVRMLEAMRRLDDSASHPDHVTYTTVVSAMVKAGLMDRACQVLAEMTRIGVPANRITYNILLKGFCQQLKIDKAKELLRDMTEDAGIEPDVISYNILIDGCILVDDSAGALSFFNEMRARGIAPTKISYTTLMKAFALSGQPKLANKVFDEMLNDARVKADLIAWNMLVEGYCRLGLIEEAKKIITKMKDNGFHPNVATYGSLANGIALARKPGEALLLWNEVKERCRVKKEGESSDSLSTTPPLKPDEGLLDTLADICVRAAFFRKALEIVACMEEYGIPPNKTKYTRIYVEMHSRMFTSKHASKARQDRRSERKRAAEAFKFWLGLPNSYYGSEWRLEPIDGDQDVSEF from the coding sequence ATGAACGCTGCTACCTCTCTGCAACGACTCTCaccatcctcatcctcatccacAAGCTCCCCTTCATCGACTTCTAACTCATTCCCACTAACCCAAGCTCTCTCCCTTCATTGGGCATCTCTTCCATTTGCCATCTCCTCCACAATTACCATAACCATCCCCAAATCCTCCAACCGATATGGATTGCCCGCTACAACAAACCACACTAGCCCAACAGACCTTTCTCTCACCACCACCGAACCTCCCAGCAATTCCTTGGACCAAAGACTCCTATCTCTCCTCCGTcaaagaaaaacagaggaagCTTGGATAGCTTACACCCAATCCACTAACCTCCCAAGTCCCACTTGCCTTAGCCGCTTGGTCTCCCAATTGTCCTATCTAAACTCTCACTTGGGCCTCACGCGTGCCCAGTCCATCATCACCCGCCTCCGCCACGAGCGCCAGCTCCATCGCCTTGATGCCAATTCCCTAGGCCTCCTCGCTGTTGCAGCCACAAAGGCCGGTCACACCCTCTACGCCACCTCTATTGTCAAGTCCATGCTTCGCTCCGGTTATCTTCCCCATGTTAAGGCGTGGAGCGCCGTAGTAAGCCGTCTCGCCGCTTCGGGCGATGACGGCCCCACAGAAGCCCTCAGGCTATTCAATGCAGTCGCCAAGCGGATCCGTCGATTTGCAGACCCTACCATAGTTGCCAACTCGCGGCCCGACACGGCTGCTTACAACGCTGTGCTCAATGCCTGTGCCAATCTCGGCAATACTAAGAAGTTCTTGCAGTTATTTGACGAAATGCCCGAGTTTGGTGTTGAGCCTGATGTACTAACTTACAACATTATCATTAAGCTGTGTGCGAGAGCCGATAGGAAGAGTTTACTAGTATTTGTATTGGAGAGAATTATTCAGAAGGAGATTCCGTTATGCATGACAACATTGCACTCGCTTGTTGCGGCTTATGTTGGTTTTGGTGATCTGGAAACAGCCGAGAAAATGGTTCAAGCAATGAGGGAAGGTAGGAGAGATCTTTGTAGGGTTCTCAGGGAGTCGActcaagaggaagaagatggggATGGAGACGTGTTTGTGAAGTTGCTTCCTAATTTTATTGAGTCCAGTAACAATGAGCCGCCACTATTGCCCCAAGCATATGCTCCTAATTCTAGAATTTACACCACTCTAATGAAAGGTTACATGAAGGCTGGCCGTGTCACTGACACAGTTCGAATGCTAGAGGCAATGCGGCGCCTGGATGACAGTGCTAGTCATCCTGATCATGTAACATATACAACTGTTGTTTCTGCAATGGTAAAGGCAGGATTGATGGATCGGGCTTGTCAAGTACTGGCTGAAATGACGAGAATTGGTGTTCCTGCAAATCGGATTACCTACAATATACTGCTTAAGGGTTTCTGCCAGCAACTAAAGATAGACAAGGCAAAGGAGCTGCTTAGGGACATGACTGAGGATGCAGGAATTGAGCCTGATGTGATATCCTATAACATCTTGATTGATGGTTGTATACTTGTTGATGACAGTGCAGGggctctttctttctttaatgaGATGCGGGCTAGAGGAATTGCTCCCACCAAGATTAGTTATACCACTTTAATGAAAGCTTTTGCCTTGTCGGGTCAACCAAAGCTTGCTAACAAGGTATTTGATGAGATGCTTAATGATGCTCGAGTGAAGGCTGATTTAATTGCCTGGAATATGTTGGTTGAAGGCTATTGTAGACTGGGATTAATTGAAGaagcaaagaaaataattacGAAGATGAAGGATAACGGGTTTCACCCGAATGTAGCTACTTATGGCAGTCTAGCAAATGGAATTGCATTGGCTAGAAAGCCAGGAGAGGCACTTCTTCTTTGGAATGAAGTGAAGGAGAGATGCAGAGTGAAAAAGGAAGGAGAAAGTTCCGATTCTTTATCTACTACCCCTCCATTAAAACCAGACGAGGGGCTTTTGGATACCCTGGCTGATATCTGTGTGAGAGCCGCTTTTTTTAGGAAGGCCTTAGAAATTGTGGCTTGCATGGAAGAGTATGGGATACCACCAAATAAGACCAAGTATACAAGAATCTATGTGGAAATGCATTCAAGGATGTTTACTAGTAAGCATGCATCAAAGGCGAGACAGGACAGGAGGAGTGAGAGGAAGAGAGCAGCTGAGGCTTTCAAGTTCTGGTTGGGTTTGCCTAATTCTTATTATGGGAGTGAGTGGAGGTTAGAACCCATCGATGGTGATCAAGatgtttctgaattttga
- the LOC108994707 gene encoding uncharacterized protein LOC108994707, which yields MVVTHADLEPSRRSTELGSKTGAFLVVLTILCGLLCFVLCLVAEALRSEVAWVGTGNRGNKGKYECIYSGSGKTPLLCAAAAFVVLAISMVVEHAYMLIAVTKSPRSTLVARDPDSAPPKSLTWLAGFFFVSTWICFSIAEILLLIGLSVESGHLKNWNRPSPSCLVIREGLFSAAGVFSLATVFLAASLYLTALRAETISQELQNVRREVLETSILYASPPRSPRHQLTSMARENPITTQNHTIQPPSLVFPWAFTFSKHSNLV from the exons ATGGTTGTCACACATGCCGACCTTGAACCAAGCCGTCGAAGCACCGAGCTGGGCAGCAAAACCGGGGCCTTCCTCGTCGTATTGACCATTCTCTGTGGCTTGCTTTGCTTCGTTCTTTGTCTCGTTGCAGAAGCTTTGCGTTCTGAG GTTGCTTGGGTGGGAACCGGTAATAGAGGAAATAAAGGGAAATATGAATGCATATATAGTGGCAGTGGGAAAACACCATTGTTGTGTGCTGCTGCTGCATTTGTTGTACTAGCAATTTCCATGGTGGTGGAACATGCGTACATGTTGATTGCAGTCACTAAATCGCCACGTTCAACATTGGTTGCTCGGGACCCCGACTCTGCTCCTCCCAAGTCTCTAACATGGCTAGCTGGCTTTTTCTTTGTCTCAACTTG GATCTGCTTTTCCATTGCGGAGATTTTGTTGTTGATTGGATTGAGCGTAGAGTCTGGGCATCTTAAGAACTGGAATAGGCCAAGTCCTAGTTGCCTTGTCATCCGAGAAGGCTTGTTCTCTGCTGCTGGAGTGTTTTCGTTAGCTACAGTCTTCCTCGCTGCTAGTCTATACTTGACAGCATTGCGTGCAGAAACAATATCTCAAGAGCTACAGAATGTGCGGCGTGAAGTGCTCGAGACATCGATCCTCTATGCATCTCCGCCGAGATCGCCTCGACATCAGTTGACAAGCATGGCAAGGGAGAACCCCATAACCACACAGAACCATACTATTCAGCCACCATCGTTGGTATTTCCATGGGCTTTTACTTTTAGCAAGCACTCAAATTTAGTGTGA